One genomic segment of Calditrichota bacterium includes these proteins:
- a CDS encoding ParB N-terminal domain-containing protein, whose translation MKLSIDSIDNTDDFYRMSYFRDVSALRDSLQAVGQLQPLRVEALDDGRLRVISGFRRLEAARKLGWQALWVDAISGTPEDRFVWFRQTLFENLSLRSFNWVEKAFVVQKLRDQFEISEAELLKKWFPTLGIGQNRKWLNWLLAIPGYEPPVQKAIAADALTFDLFEYLPALDGKSRLAMVRLFQSLNLGKNRQKEFFALLRDVALLEKSTLAELLQREEITQILGDESISLGQKTQRVRERLRRWRYPNLTKTEVRFRDILRGLRLPPGIQLRPPQNFEGDKFRLEFQFRTPEEFARTVAKLQAISESDQLQELQKLWEDA comes from the coding sequence ATGAAACTATCGATTGATTCCATTGATAACACAGACGATTTTTATCGCATGAGCTATTTCCGGGACGTTTCTGCTCTTCGGGATTCCCTGCAAGCGGTGGGGCAACTGCAGCCCCTTCGGGTGGAAGCTCTGGACGATGGACGTTTGCGTGTCATTTCAGGTTTTCGCCGACTGGAAGCCGCCCGCAAGCTGGGCTGGCAGGCCCTCTGGGTGGACGCGATTTCCGGTACACCGGAGGATCGGTTTGTCTGGTTCAGGCAAACCCTGTTCGAAAACCTTTCGCTTCGTTCCTTCAACTGGGTGGAAAAAGCCTTTGTCGTTCAAAAACTCCGGGACCAGTTTGAGATTTCGGAAGCAGAACTTCTTAAAAAATGGTTTCCCACCCTTGGGATCGGGCAAAACCGAAAATGGCTAAACTGGCTTCTGGCAATCCCGGGTTACGAACCGCCGGTTCAAAAGGCGATTGCTGCTGACGCCCTGACGTTTGATCTTTTTGAATATTTGCCCGCGCTGGACGGAAAGAGCCGTCTGGCCATGGTGCGTCTTTTTCAATCCCTCAACTTGGGGAAAAATCGCCAGAAGGAGTTTTTCGCCCTTTTGCGGGATGTGGCACTTTTGGAAAAATCAACCCTTGCCGAACTTTTACAACGGGAAGAAATCACCCAAATTCTTGGAGACGAAAGCATCTCGCTGGGTCAAAAAACCCAGAGGGTGCGTGAGCGTTTGCGCCGCTGGCGCTATCCGAATTTGACCAAAACGGAAGTCAGATTCCGGGACATTCTCCGCGGTTTGCGTCTGCCGCCCGGCATTCAACTGCGGCCTCCCCAGAATTTTGAAGGGGACAAATTCCGGCTGGAATTTCAATTCCGCACTCCGGAAGAATTTGCTCGAACCGTGGCTAAACTGCAGGCTATTTCCGAATCGGATCAGTTGCAGGAACTGCAGAAGCTCTGGGAGGATGCGTAA